The Amycolatopsis mongoliensis genome includes a window with the following:
- the cobM gene encoding precorrin-4 C(11)-methyltransferase: MTVHFVGAGPGAADLITVRGRDLLARCGVCLYPGSMTPPDLLAHCPPGAELVDTANLSLEEIVGKLVEAHENGHEVVRLCSGDPSLYSAVAEQVRRLDAKNVPYDVVPGVPAFAASAAALKRELTVPEVGQSLVITRVQARSTKMPPTETLAAFAATRATLALHLAINHVERVTGELTPHYGADCPVAVVALATQPGETIVRGVLGELPELVREAGMTRAATIFVGRVLAAAGFPDSFLYSSARDRANQPESL; this comes from the coding sequence GTGACCGTGCACTTCGTCGGCGCGGGACCCGGGGCCGCGGACCTCATCACCGTCCGCGGCCGGGACCTGCTCGCCCGCTGCGGCGTCTGCCTCTACCCCGGCAGCATGACCCCGCCCGACCTGCTCGCCCACTGCCCGCCGGGCGCCGAGCTGGTCGACACCGCGAACCTGAGCCTCGAAGAAATCGTCGGAAAGCTCGTCGAAGCGCACGAGAACGGGCACGAAGTCGTCCGGCTCTGCTCCGGCGATCCTTCGCTCTACAGCGCCGTCGCCGAGCAGGTGCGGCGGCTCGACGCGAAGAACGTCCCCTACGACGTCGTACCCGGCGTGCCCGCCTTCGCCGCTTCGGCCGCCGCGCTGAAACGCGAACTCACCGTTCCCGAAGTCGGCCAGAGCCTGGTGATCACCCGTGTCCAGGCCCGGTCCACCAAGATGCCTCCCACCGAAACCCTCGCCGCTTTCGCCGCCACGCGGGCGACGCTCGCGCTGCACCTCGCCATCAACCACGTCGAGCGCGTGACCGGGGAACTCACCCCGCACTACGGCGCCGACTGCCCGGTCGCCGTCGTCGCGCTCGCGACCCAGCCCGGCGAAACCATCGTGCGGGGCGTGCTCGGGGAGCTGCCGGAGCTCGTCCGCGAAGCGGGGATGACGCGGGCTGCCACCATCTTCGTCGGCCGGGTGCTCGCCGCCGCGGGCTTCCCGGACAGCTTCCTCTATTCCAGTGCCCGCGACCGGGCGAACCAACCGGAGTCGTTGTGA
- the cbiE gene encoding precorrin-6y C5,15-methyltransferase (decarboxylating) subunit CbiE: protein MREKSRLTVVGIGADGWPGLSEQAQALVLGADVVLGAPRQLAYLPPDVPCEPWPSPLLPGLDALIAEHEGQRICVLASGDPFLSGVGTTLVAHGYEVEALPAVSSVTLARARLGWSAEETEVVTLVGRSPARVARVLAPGRRVLVLGADAAGLRSLLTVRGYGESELFALENLGGPDERISDGWDGDPGPLTVFALTCEGPALPLIGIPDDVYSHDGQLTKRDLRVSALARLAPSPGELLWDVGAGAGSVGIEWSRLHELNRAIAIEQDPERAERIGRNALDLGVPELQVVTGPAPESLSALPAPDAIFIGGGLTAPGLLDTCLATGARLVAHGVTLEAEQILGDVYAERGGELLRIAVERAAPLGGYTGWTPARTVTQWSSR, encoded by the coding sequence GTGCGCGAAAAATCACGGTTGACCGTGGTCGGGATCGGAGCCGACGGATGGCCGGGACTCTCCGAGCAGGCCCAGGCTCTGGTGCTCGGCGCCGACGTGGTGCTGGGTGCACCGCGGCAGCTGGCGTACCTGCCTCCGGACGTCCCGTGCGAGCCGTGGCCGTCGCCGTTGCTGCCGGGGCTCGACGCTCTCATCGCCGAGCACGAAGGGCAGCGCATCTGCGTCCTGGCCAGCGGCGATCCGTTCCTGTCGGGGGTCGGCACCACCCTGGTGGCCCACGGGTACGAGGTCGAGGCGCTGCCCGCGGTCTCGTCGGTGACGCTGGCCCGGGCCCGGCTGGGCTGGTCCGCCGAGGAGACCGAGGTGGTGACCCTCGTCGGCCGGTCGCCGGCCCGCGTCGCCCGGGTGCTGGCGCCGGGGCGGCGGGTGCTCGTCCTGGGTGCCGACGCGGCGGGCCTGCGTTCCCTGCTGACCGTGCGCGGGTACGGCGAGAGCGAGCTGTTCGCGCTGGAGAACCTCGGCGGGCCGGACGAGCGCATCTCCGACGGCTGGGACGGCGACCCCGGCCCGCTGACGGTGTTCGCGCTGACCTGCGAGGGGCCGGCGCTGCCGCTGATCGGGATCCCGGACGACGTGTACTCCCACGACGGCCAGCTGACCAAGCGCGACCTGCGCGTCTCGGCACTGGCGCGGCTCGCGCCGAGCCCCGGTGAGCTGCTGTGGGACGTCGGCGCGGGGGCGGGCAGCGTCGGCATCGAGTGGTCGCGGCTGCACGAGCTGAACCGCGCCATCGCGATCGAGCAGGACCCGGAACGCGCCGAGCGGATCGGCCGGAACGCCCTCGACCTGGGGGTACCGGAGCTGCAGGTGGTGACCGGCCCGGCCCCGGAGTCGCTGAGCGCGCTCCCGGCACCGGACGCGATCTTCATCGGCGGCGGCCTGACCGCGCCCGGCCTGCTGGACACGTGCCTGGCCACCGGCGCGCGGCTGGTGGCGCACGGGGTGACGCTGGAGGCCGAGCAGATCCTCGGTGACGTGTACGCCGAGCGGGGTGGTGAGCTGCTGCGGATCGCGGTCGAGCGCGCCGCGCCGCTCGGGGGGTACACCGGGTGGACCCCCGCCCGGACGGTGACGCAGTGGAGCAGCCGGTGA
- a CDS encoding putative cobaltochelatase — translation MKPYPFTAVVGLPDLRLALVLSSISPAVGGVLVRGEKGTAKSTMVRALAGLLPGVDVVGGCRFSCDPAAPDPVCPDGPHPPDARAHRRPAKLVELPVGAAEDRVVGSLNLERALGEGVTDYQPGLLAAAHRGLLYVDEVNLLHDHLVDTLLDAAAMGRATVEREGVSVSHAARFVLIGTMNPEEGELRPQLLDRFGLTVEVASSRDPEQRVEVVRRRLAYEADPDGFAAEYAAEDAQLAADIEAAQRLLPAVKLPDDALRRIAEVCASFEVDGMRADIVTARTAVAHAAWAGRDEVTTDDVRVAARLALPHRRRRNPFDAPGISEEQLEQALQDAQPPEPGPEDDGPGSGSTPGEAPQEVPQGDAPQGQPQQRNGGQQKTVGAGETFKARVFRVQGTGEGERGRRSRAITDSGRTIGVQPPSVRDGRPHLVATVKAAAPHQKARGRDGAGLKLRRQDLRFALREGREGNLVLFCVDASGSMGAKARMREVKSAVLSLLLDAYQRRDKVGLVTFRGTAAELALPPTISVDAAASRLEGLPTGGRTPLAEGLLEAARVLRVEEIRDPRRRPLLVVVTDGRATSGPDAVARAQAAAGLLGGVTSVVMDCESGRMRLGLAADLATHLGAEHVPLAEVAAGSLADAVRSRTGRAA, via the coding sequence TTGAAGCCGTACCCGTTCACCGCCGTCGTCGGGCTGCCGGACCTGCGCCTGGCGCTGGTCCTCTCCTCGATCTCCCCCGCGGTCGGCGGGGTGCTGGTGCGCGGCGAGAAGGGTACGGCGAAGTCGACCATGGTGCGCGCGCTCGCGGGCCTGCTGCCGGGCGTCGACGTGGTGGGCGGCTGCCGGTTCTCCTGCGATCCCGCGGCTCCCGACCCGGTCTGCCCCGACGGCCCGCACCCCCCGGACGCGCGCGCTCACCGGCGCCCGGCGAAGCTCGTCGAGCTGCCGGTCGGCGCGGCCGAGGACCGCGTCGTCGGCTCGCTGAACCTGGAACGCGCGCTGGGCGAAGGCGTCACGGACTACCAGCCGGGCCTGCTGGCCGCCGCGCACCGCGGGCTGCTCTACGTCGACGAGGTCAACCTGCTCCACGACCACCTCGTCGACACCCTGCTCGACGCCGCCGCGATGGGCCGCGCGACCGTGGAGCGCGAGGGCGTCTCGGTGTCGCACGCGGCCCGGTTCGTGCTGATCGGCACCATGAACCCGGAGGAAGGCGAGCTGCGGCCGCAGCTGCTCGACCGGTTCGGCCTGACCGTCGAAGTCGCTTCCAGCCGCGACCCGGAGCAGCGCGTCGAGGTCGTCCGGCGCCGCCTCGCCTACGAGGCGGACCCGGACGGCTTCGCGGCGGAGTACGCGGCCGAGGATGCGCAGCTCGCCGCGGACATCGAAGCGGCGCAACGGCTGCTGCCCGCCGTCAAGCTGCCCGACGACGCGCTGCGCCGGATCGCCGAAGTCTGCGCGTCCTTCGAGGTCGACGGCATGCGCGCGGACATCGTCACCGCGCGGACCGCGGTCGCGCACGCGGCCTGGGCCGGCCGCGACGAGGTGACCACCGACGACGTCCGCGTCGCCGCGCGGCTCGCGCTGCCGCACCGGCGCCGCCGGAACCCGTTCGACGCCCCCGGCATCTCGGAAGAGCAGCTGGAGCAGGCCCTTCAGGACGCCCAGCCCCCGGAGCCGGGCCCCGAAGACGACGGTCCCGGCTCGGGTTCGACGCCCGGGGAAGCGCCGCAGGAAGTCCCGCAGGGGGACGCGCCGCAGGGTCAGCCGCAGCAGCGGAACGGCGGGCAGCAGAAGACCGTCGGCGCCGGCGAGACGTTCAAGGCCCGCGTGTTCCGCGTCCAGGGCACGGGCGAAGGCGAGCGGGGACGCCGGTCGCGCGCGATCACCGACAGCGGCCGCACCATCGGCGTCCAGCCCCCGAGCGTCCGGGACGGGCGGCCGCACCTGGTCGCCACCGTGAAAGCCGCCGCGCCGCACCAGAAGGCCCGCGGCCGCGACGGCGCCGGCCTGAAGCTGCGCCGCCAGGATCTCCGCTTCGCGCTGCGCGAAGGCCGTGAAGGCAACCTCGTGCTCTTCTGCGTCGACGCGTCCGGCTCGATGGGCGCGAAGGCGCGGATGCGCGAGGTCAAGTCCGCAGTGCTGTCGCTGCTGCTCGACGCCTACCAGCGCCGCGACAAGGTCGGGCTCGTCACGTTCCGCGGCACCGCCGCCGAGCTCGCGCTGCCGCCGACGATCAGCGTCGACGCAGCCGCGTCCCGCCTCGAAGGCCTGCCGACCGGCGGCCGGACACCCCTCGCGGAAGGCCTCCTGGAGGCCGCGCGCGTGCTGCGCGTCGAGGAGATCCGCGACCCGCGGCGCCGTCCGCTGCTGGTCGTCGTCACCGACGGCCGCGCCACCAGCGGCCCCGACGCCGTCGCGCGCGCCCAGGCCGCGGCCGGGCTCCTGGGCGGGGTGACCTCCGTCGTCATGGACTGCGAGAGCGGCAGGATGCGCCTCGGCCTGGCCGCCGATCTCGCCACCCACCTGGGTGCCGAGCACGTGCCGCTGGCCGAGGTCGCCGCCGGATCCCTCGCCGACGCCGTCCGCTCGCGCACCGGAAGGGCCGCCTGA
- the cobO gene encoding cob(I)yrinic acid a,c-diamide adenosyltransferase, with translation MPQGKPEAVPADGLTTRQRRNRPLLAVHTGEMKGKSTAAFGMALRAWNQGWSIGVFQFVKSAKWRVGEEAAFRALGKLHDDTGQGGPVEWHKMGEGWSWARKSGTEEDHAANAREGWAEIKRRLAAGTHDFYVLDEFSYLLKWGWLEVGDVVSTLVSRPGHQHVVITGRYAPPELVEAADLVAEMTKVKHPMDAGQKGQRGIEW, from the coding sequence ATGCCGCAGGGGAAACCGGAAGCCGTCCCGGCCGACGGGCTGACCACGCGCCAGCGCCGCAACCGGCCGCTGCTCGCCGTGCACACCGGCGAGATGAAGGGCAAGTCGACCGCCGCGTTCGGGATGGCGCTGCGCGCCTGGAACCAGGGCTGGTCGATCGGCGTGTTCCAGTTCGTCAAGTCGGCGAAGTGGCGCGTCGGCGAGGAAGCCGCGTTCCGCGCGCTGGGCAAGCTGCACGACGACACCGGTCAGGGCGGGCCGGTCGAGTGGCACAAGATGGGCGAGGGCTGGAGCTGGGCGCGCAAGTCCGGCACCGAGGAGGACCACGCCGCGAACGCCCGTGAAGGCTGGGCGGAGATCAAGCGCCGGCTCGCCGCCGGGACGCACGACTTCTACGTCCTCGACGAGTTCTCCTACCTGCTCAAGTGGGGCTGGCTCGAGGTCGGCGACGTCGTGTCCACTTTGGTCTCGCGCCCGGGGCACCAGCACGTCGTCATCACCGGCCGGTACGCGCCGCCGGAGCTGGTCGAGGCCGCCGACCTGGTCGCCGAAATGACCAAGGTCAAGCACCCGATGGACGCCGGCCAGAAGGGCCAGCGGGGGATCGAGTGGTAG
- a CDS encoding cobyrinate a,c-diamide synthase, whose protein sequence is MVARVVVAAPGSGHGKTTIAAGLMAALREAGHRVSGHKVGPDFIDPSYHALATGRPARNLDPFLQGEERLIPLLRHGSAGADIAVIEGVMGLFDGALGTEGYASTAHVARLLDAPVVLVVDASAASRSVAATVLGFASYDTRVRLAGVILNKLGSQRHLDEIAAALEATGVPLLGALYRNEEIHAPSRHLGLVPAAERSAEAERVLPSLAAWVRDGVDLEAIVRIASAASSLSAPPWEPSGVDGPRVTVAAAGGPAFTFRYTENIELLAACGVDVVDIDPLRDKALPDGCAGLYFGGGFPEVHAAELSANTALRLEVASAIERGMPVSAECAGLLYLCQSLDGVPMVGAVPADAKMTARGKLGYRRAVAVEDNVLATAGQRVTGHEFHRTEVTPSHGVTAAWGWDRQLDGFASPTLHASYLHVHWAGYPELAQRFAARVRARA, encoded by the coding sequence GTGGTAGCGCGCGTGGTCGTCGCCGCCCCCGGCTCCGGGCACGGCAAGACCACGATCGCCGCCGGGCTGATGGCGGCGCTGCGCGAGGCCGGGCACCGCGTGTCCGGGCACAAGGTCGGGCCCGACTTCATCGACCCGAGCTACCACGCGCTGGCGACCGGACGCCCCGCGCGCAACCTGGACCCGTTCCTGCAGGGCGAAGAGCGGCTGATCCCCTTGCTGCGCCACGGTTCCGCCGGGGCGGACATCGCCGTCATCGAGGGCGTGATGGGCCTGTTCGACGGCGCGCTCGGCACCGAGGGCTATGCCTCGACCGCGCACGTCGCCCGGCTCCTGGACGCGCCGGTGGTGCTGGTGGTGGACGCGTCGGCGGCGTCGCGCAGTGTCGCGGCGACCGTGCTCGGGTTCGCTTCCTACGACACGCGGGTGCGGCTGGCCGGGGTCATCCTCAACAAGCTGGGCTCGCAGCGGCACCTCGACGAGATCGCGGCCGCGCTGGAGGCCACCGGCGTCCCGCTGCTGGGGGCGTTGTACCGCAACGAAGAGATCCACGCGCCGAGCCGGCACCTCGGTCTGGTGCCCGCGGCGGAACGGTCCGCGGAAGCCGAGCGCGTGCTGCCCTCGCTGGCCGCGTGGGTGCGGGACGGCGTCGACCTCGAGGCGATCGTCCGGATCGCTTCGGCGGCGTCTTCGCTTTCCGCGCCACCGTGGGAACCGTCCGGTGTGGACGGTCCACGCGTGACGGTCGCGGCCGCCGGAGGTCCCGCGTTCACCTTCCGCTACACCGAGAACATCGAGCTGCTGGCCGCCTGCGGGGTCGACGTGGTCGACATCGACCCCCTGCGGGACAAGGCCCTGCCGGACGGGTGCGCCGGCCTTTACTTCGGCGGCGGCTTCCCGGAGGTGCACGCGGCGGAGCTGTCGGCCAACACCGCGTTGCGTCTCGAAGTCGCTTCGGCGATCGAACGCGGGATGCCGGTGAGCGCGGAATGCGCGGGCCTGCTGTACCTGTGCCAGTCGCTGGACGGCGTGCCGATGGTCGGCGCGGTGCCCGCGGACGCGAAGATGACCGCCCGCGGCAAGCTCGGCTACCGGCGCGCGGTCGCCGTCGAGGACAACGTCCTGGCGACGGCGGGGCAGCGCGTCACCGGGCACGAGTTCCACCGCACCGAGGTCACGCCGTCGCACGGCGTGACGGCGGCGTGGGGCTGGGACCGGCAGCTGGACGGCTTCGCGTCGCCGACGCTGCACGCGTCCTACCTGCACGTCCACTGGGCCGGGTATCCCGAGCTGGCCCAGCGGTTCGCGGCGCGGGTCCGGGCCCGTGCCTGA
- the cobC gene encoding Rv2231c family pyridoxal phosphate-dependent protein CobC gives MPDYDLHHHGDREVGPGLVDLAVNVRLPRPPAWLRQVLASALDSLAAYPSTVDAECAVAARHGRPPSEVLVTAGAAEAFTLLASALRPRHAVVVHPQFTEPEAALRAAGHAVTRVLLSEADGFVLDPSLVPLDADLVFVGNPTNPTSVLHPAASLLSLARPGRLLVVDEAFLDAVPGEGESLAAGAPGVVVLRSLTKTWGLAGLRAGYVLAPADVVERLRAVQVPWSVSTLAGVATVACCRPSALEEAEKLAIAAESDREYLVSGLAEVGVPVLGDPRGPFVLVRVPDGASVRARLREAGFAVRRGDTFPGLGPDHLRLAVRDRATTDAFLAALREVS, from the coding sequence GTGCCTGACTACGACCTGCACCACCACGGCGACCGCGAGGTCGGGCCGGGGCTGGTCGACCTCGCCGTGAACGTCCGGCTGCCGCGGCCGCCCGCGTGGCTGCGGCAGGTGCTGGCGTCCGCGCTGGACTCCCTGGCCGCCTATCCGTCCACTGTGGACGCCGAATGTGCGGTGGCCGCGCGCCACGGCCGTCCCCCGTCGGAAGTCCTGGTCACCGCGGGTGCGGCGGAGGCGTTCACGCTGCTGGCCTCGGCTCTCCGGCCGCGGCACGCGGTGGTCGTGCACCCGCAGTTCACCGAGCCGGAGGCGGCCCTGCGGGCGGCGGGACACGCCGTCACGCGCGTGCTCCTGTCCGAAGCGGACGGTTTCGTGCTGGACCCGTCGCTGGTCCCGCTCGACGCCGACCTGGTGTTCGTGGGCAACCCGACGAACCCGACGTCGGTGCTGCACCCGGCGGCTTCGCTGCTTTCCCTGGCGCGCCCCGGGCGGTTGCTCGTGGTCGACGAGGCGTTCCTGGACGCGGTCCCGGGCGAAGGGGAAAGCCTGGCTGCCGGTGCCCCCGGCGTCGTCGTGCTCCGCAGCCTGACGAAGACGTGGGGCCTGGCCGGGCTGCGGGCGGGGTACGTGCTCGCTCCGGCGGACGTCGTCGAGCGGCTGCGGGCGGTGCAGGTGCCGTGGTCGGTGTCCACGCTGGCCGGGGTGGCGACGGTGGCGTGCTGCCGTCCGTCCGCTTTGGAAGAGGCGGAAAAGCTGGCGATCGCGGCGGAGTCGGATCGCGAGTACCTGGTGTCCGGCCTGGCCGAGGTGGGCGTCCCGGTGCTGGGTGACCCGCGCGGCCCGTTCGTGCTGGTGCGGGTTCCGGACGGCGCTTCGGTGCGCGCGCGGCTGCGCGAAGCGGGTTTCGCGGTGCGCCGCGGCGACACGTTCCCGGGACTCGGCCCGGACCACCTGCGCCTGGCGGTCCGCGACCGCGCGACGACCGACGCGTTCCTGGCCGCGCTGCGCGAAGTTTCGTAA
- a CDS encoding VOC family protein codes for MPRFNDVAWFEIGAADPAAAERFYGDVFGWTVAQDESASTDAAYRVIETGGSRGGLFSTKGEMPDYAVFTVLVEDVEAACRRVEEAGGKVQRPPAVNPVGVTFAHVLDPAGNHFSVFTPPK; via the coding sequence ATGCCCCGATTCAACGACGTCGCCTGGTTCGAGATCGGTGCCGCCGACCCGGCGGCCGCCGAACGGTTCTACGGCGACGTCTTCGGCTGGACCGTCGCGCAGGACGAGTCGGCCAGCACCGACGCGGCCTACCGGGTCATCGAGACCGGCGGTTCGCGCGGCGGGCTCTTTTCGACCAAGGGCGAAATGCCCGACTACGCGGTGTTCACCGTGCTCGTCGAGGACGTCGAAGCCGCGTGCCGCCGGGTCGAGGAGGCCGGCGGGAAGGTGCAGCGCCCACCGGCCGTCAACCCGGTCGGCGTGACGTTCGCGCACGTGCTGGACCCGGCGGGCAACCACTTCTCGGTGTTCACTCCGCCAAAGTGA
- a CDS encoding helix-turn-helix transcriptional regulator: protein MNRTDRLYALVEELRAVAPRPRSARWLANRFEVSTRTVERDISALQQSGTPIYAEPGRTGGYCLDKARTLPPVNLTPGEAVAMALALKRLAGTPFRAEAGSALRKLVAAMQQEDAAAAEDLATRVHFLDDAGDLPPIPRVLADALGARRVLRIGYGDRQGAETRREIEPLGYVGKPDHWYLVAWCRLREGIRAFRIDRITSVSVTAEVPPPRPLRREDLDIPYGVVEQLTLAE, encoded by the coding sequence GTGAACCGGACCGACCGTCTCTACGCCCTCGTCGAAGAACTCCGAGCCGTCGCGCCGCGGCCCCGCAGCGCGCGCTGGCTCGCGAACCGGTTCGAAGTCAGCACCCGCACCGTCGAGCGGGACATCAGCGCGCTGCAGCAGTCGGGCACCCCGATCTACGCCGAGCCCGGCCGCACCGGCGGGTACTGCCTCGACAAGGCGCGCACCCTGCCGCCGGTGAACCTGACGCCGGGCGAGGCCGTCGCGATGGCCCTGGCGCTCAAACGGCTCGCGGGCACGCCGTTCCGCGCCGAAGCGGGCTCGGCGCTGCGCAAGCTCGTCGCCGCGATGCAGCAGGAAGACGCCGCCGCGGCCGAAGACCTGGCCACCCGCGTCCACTTCCTCGACGACGCGGGCGACCTGCCCCCGATCCCCCGCGTGCTCGCCGATGCGCTCGGCGCCCGCCGCGTCCTGCGCATCGGCTACGGCGACCGCCAAGGCGCCGAGACACGGCGGGAGATCGAGCCGCTGGGCTACGTCGGCAAGCCGGACCACTGGTACCTGGTGGCCTGGTGCCGGCTGCGCGAAGGGATCCGGGCCTTCCGCATCGACCGGATCACCTCGGTCTCGGTCACCGCCGAGGTGCCCCCGCCCCGCCCGCTGCGGCGCGAGGACCTCGACATCCCGTACGGCGTCGTCGAACAGCTCACTTTGGCGGAGTGA
- a CDS encoding adenosylcobinamide-GDP ribazoletransferase: MAVGTLTTVPVPAPRVIDRRVAGGAMVLAPLAALPLAAAAGLVVAAGDALDLPKIAIAALALGAVALGSRGLHLDGLADTADGLGASYDRAKALDVMRRGDSGPTGVATLVFVLLVQVGALAQAAHPVAAVVASVLVGRCTLSMSCARGVPSARPEGLGATVAGSVPRTAAAAIAVAAAGLATLIPGLPWWRGPLAVAIAYVVAAALLARSTKRLGGVTGDVLGAGVEVAVAAALLTLA; encoded by the coding sequence ATGGCCGTCGGGACCCTCACCACCGTTCCCGTCCCGGCGCCCCGTGTCATCGACCGCCGGGTCGCCGGGGGCGCCATGGTGCTCGCTCCCCTCGCCGCCCTCCCGCTCGCCGCGGCGGCCGGGCTCGTCGTCGCCGCCGGGGATGCGCTCGACCTCCCGAAGATCGCCATCGCCGCCCTTGCGCTCGGGGCCGTCGCCCTCGGGAGCCGGGGCCTGCACCTCGACGGGCTCGCCGACACCGCCGACGGCCTCGGTGCCTCCTACGACCGCGCCAAAGCCCTCGACGTCATGCGCCGCGGGGACTCCGGGCCCACCGGGGTCGCCACCCTCGTCTTCGTCCTGCTCGTCCAGGTCGGCGCGCTCGCCCAAGCCGCGCACCCGGTCGCCGCGGTCGTCGCGAGCGTGCTCGTCGGACGCTGCACGCTCTCGATGTCCTGCGCGCGCGGGGTGCCGTCCGCGCGGCCCGAGGGACTCGGCGCCACCGTGGCCGGCTCGGTCCCGAGAACCGCCGCCGCCGCGATCGCCGTCGCCGCCGCCGGACTCGCCACGCTGATCCCCGGGCTGCCCTGGTGGCGGGGCCCGCTCGCCGTGGCGATCGCCTACGTCGTGGCCGCGGCTCTCCTGGCCAGGTCCACCAAGCGCCTCGGCGGCGTCACCGGCGACGTCCTCGGCGCCGGGGTCGAGGTCGCCGTCGCCGCCGCCCTGCTCACCCTCGCGTAA
- the cobT gene encoding nicotinate-nucleotide--dimethylbenzimidazole phosphoribosyltransferase produces MFDVPVPDPAARAAALERLDGLVKPLGALGRLEEIAAWLAAAHGSVPPRPLDDVRVVVFAGDHGVSALSAYPREVTAAMVRVFLAGKSGVNVLAAQVGAKVRVADLGVDWDGADLPASVTAHKIRRGSGSIDVEDALEPGEAQAAFEAGRAIAREEGDADVLIPGDMGIGNTAMCAALVAASLGLPAAEVVGTGTGVDPAGLERKTAAVAAALARASGRVEDPFSRLTALGSACVAATAGFLVEAALLRIPVLLDGVFSGAAALVARDIAPGAERWWLAGHRSTEPSQAFALKALGLEPILDFGLRLGEGSGAVQAVPTLRAARAIIADMGLLADLA; encoded by the coding sequence GTGTTCGACGTACCCGTGCCCGACCCCGCCGCCCGCGCCGCAGCGCTCGAGCGGCTCGACGGCCTGGTCAAGCCGCTCGGCGCGCTCGGCAGGCTGGAGGAGATCGCCGCCTGGCTGGCGGCGGCGCACGGCAGCGTGCCGCCCCGCCCGCTGGACGACGTCCGGGTGGTCGTCTTCGCGGGCGACCACGGCGTGTCGGCGCTTTCGGCGTACCCGCGCGAGGTGACCGCGGCGATGGTGCGGGTGTTCCTGGCCGGCAAGAGCGGCGTGAACGTCCTGGCGGCGCAGGTCGGCGCGAAGGTCCGGGTGGCCGACCTGGGCGTCGACTGGGACGGCGCGGACCTGCCGGCGTCGGTCACGGCGCACAAGATCCGCCGCGGGTCGGGCTCGATCGACGTCGAGGACGCTTTGGAGCCGGGCGAGGCACAGGCGGCGTTCGAAGCGGGCCGCGCGATCGCCCGCGAGGAAGGCGACGCCGACGTGCTGATCCCGGGCGACATGGGGATCGGCAACACGGCGATGTGCGCGGCGCTGGTGGCGGCCTCGCTGGGCCTGCCGGCCGCCGAGGTGGTCGGCACGGGCACGGGTGTCGACCCAGCCGGACTGGAGCGCAAGACGGCGGCGGTCGCGGCGGCTCTGGCGCGGGCTTCGGGCCGGGTGGAGGACCCGTTCTCGCGCTTGACGGCGCTGGGCAGCGCGTGTGTGGCGGCGACGGCGGGGTTCCTGGTCGAGGCGGCGTTGCTGAGGATCCCGGTGCTGCTGGACGGGGTGTTCTCGGGGGCGGCGGCCCTGGTCGCGCGCGACATCGCGCCGGGGGCGGAGCGGTGGTGGCTGGCCGGGCACCGCTCGACGGAGCCGTCGCAGGCGTTCGCGTTGAAGGCACTGGGGTTGGAGCCGATCTTGGACTTCGGGTTGCGGCTCGGCGAAGGGAGCGGGGCGGTCCAGGCGGTCCCGACGCTCCGGGCGGCGCGGGCGATCATCGCGGACATGGGTCTGCTGGCGGACCTCGCGTGA
- a CDS encoding bifunctional adenosylcobinamide kinase/adenosylcobinamide-phosphate guanylyltransferase gives MTVPNAASAGKNTSAGLTTRLAGYLENLAKALRRYGRDESKVLVLGGVRSGKSRHAERLVARHPHLVYVAPGLPAGDDDPEWAARVAAHQARRPSHWKTVETTDLAGTLRKATEPLLIDCLGTWLSRVLDDVGAWRQKPGWEHRLDDRLEDFLAAWAAARVPVVAVSNEVGSGVVPATSSGRLFRDVLGALNNRVSADADRVVLVVAGRALDL, from the coding sequence ATGACTGTGCCCAACGCCGCCTCCGCGGGAAAGAACACGTCGGCGGGGCTGACCACCCGGCTCGCCGGGTACCTCGAGAACCTTGCGAAAGCGCTCCGCCGGTACGGCCGCGACGAAAGCAAGGTGCTGGTCCTCGGTGGCGTCCGCTCGGGGAAGTCGCGGCACGCCGAGCGGCTCGTCGCCCGCCACCCGCACCTCGTCTACGTCGCGCCCGGCCTTCCCGCGGGTGACGACGACCCCGAATGGGCCGCGCGGGTGGCCGCGCACCAGGCGCGGCGGCCGTCGCACTGGAAGACCGTCGAGACCACGGACCTGGCCGGCACCCTCCGCAAGGCGACCGAGCCGCTGCTGATCGACTGCCTCGGCACCTGGCTGTCCCGCGTGCTGGACGACGTCGGCGCGTGGCGGCAGAAGCCGGGCTGGGAACACCGGCTGGACGACCGGCTCGAGGACTTCCTGGCCGCGTGGGCCGCGGCGCGCGTGCCGGTGGTCGCGGTCAGCAACGAGGTCGGCAGCGGTGTGGTGCCCGCAACGTCGTCCGGACGGCTGTTCCGTGATGTGCTGGGCGCACTCAACAACCGGGTGTCCGCCGACGCCGACCGGGTCGTGCTGGTCGTCGCGGGCCGGGCGCTCGACCTGTAA